The Nitrospiraceae bacterium genome has a window encoding:
- a CDS encoding thiamine biosynthesis protein ThiS, producing MIIQLSHPPRQVEIKGPKRSKEVLRELNLVVEAHLVIRGDELVTEDELLRDTDQIEIRPVISGGV from the coding sequence ATGATCATTCAACTCAGCCATCCCCCTCGCCAGGTCGAGATCAAGGGACCAAAGCGCAGCAAAGAAGTGCTGCGGGAACTGAATCTTGTAGTGGAGGCCCATCTCGTCATCCGCGGCGACGAACTCGTCACCGAGGACGAACTCCTGCGCGACACGGATCAGATCGAAATCCGGCCGGTCATTTCCGGAGGGGTATAG
- a CDS encoding adenine nucleotide alpha hydrolase family protein produces the protein MNCTKCPTSTRAVIGLPRHNAAFCKACFTEFVHDQVARAIKSQEMFGREDRILVAVSGGKDSLALWHILLTLGYRADALYVNLGIGGYSEESHRKVQRFAETVAAPKGATLHVHVVEQEAGAGIRELSMVIHRPTCSTCGTIKRYQFNRAAIEHQYDVMATGHNLDDEAARLLGNVLHWQEEYLEKQGPSLPASVEGFAKKVKPLYRLTEREIAAYAIVNRLDYIVDECPMAKGSKMLLYKDVLNKLETESPGTKQRFYWGFLDKQNKPDAPAESMAEKDQRTLHPCSSCGQPTTADVCTYCKMMAKAKATAPR, from the coding sequence ATGAACTGCACGAAGTGTCCCACCAGCACCAGAGCGGTCATTGGATTGCCGCGGCACAATGCCGCGTTTTGCAAGGCTTGCTTTACCGAGTTCGTCCATGACCAGGTTGCCCGCGCGATCAAGTCGCAAGAAATGTTCGGCCGGGAAGATCGCATCCTCGTGGCCGTCTCCGGCGGCAAGGACAGCCTCGCGCTCTGGCATATCCTCCTCACGCTCGGCTATCGCGCCGACGCGCTCTACGTGAACCTCGGCATCGGCGGATACTCCGAAGAATCGCATCGCAAGGTTCAGCGATTCGCCGAAACGGTGGCGGCACCGAAAGGGGCGACACTGCACGTGCATGTCGTGGAACAGGAGGCAGGCGCCGGCATCCGCGAACTCTCGATGGTGATCCATCGCCCGACCTGTTCGACCTGCGGGACGATCAAGCGTTACCAGTTCAATCGAGCCGCCATCGAACATCAGTATGACGTGATGGCCACCGGCCATAACCTCGATGACGAAGCCGCCCGTTTGCTGGGCAATGTCCTGCACTGGCAAGAGGAATATCTGGAGAAACAGGGCCCGTCGCTGCCTGCTTCGGTGGAGGGATTCGCGAAGAAGGTAAAACCGCTCTATCGATTGACGGAGCGTGAAATTGCCGCCTATGCCATCGTCAATCGCCTCGACTACATCGTGGACGAATGCCCGATGGCCAAGGGTTCGAAGATGCTGCTGTACAAGGACGTTCTGAACAAGCTCGAGACAGAGTCTCCAGGAACCAAGCAGCGATTCTACTGGGGATTCTTGGATAAGCAAAACAAGCCGGATGCTCCCGCCGAATCCATGGCGGAAAAGGATCAGCGTACACTCCACCCCTGCAGTTCCTGCGGCCAACCGACCACCGCCGACGTCTGCACCTATTGCAAGATGATGGCGAAGGCCAAGGCCACCGCTCCGCGCTAA